TTTTCCAAAGGGCATTTGTGCTCTCATTACCCAACCATCAGGAATATTCCATTCTTTTTTTACATTCGCCTCTATGAGCTCATTGTAATGTTGAAGTGAAGCACCATAACCTTCTAGTTTCAATGATGTCCAGATATTGAATTGATGCATTCCGCTTGATTCTTGTGACCATATTGGAAAGTTGTCCTTGTATGTCGGGAATTTTTCTTGCATTTCTTTGACAATATTATGATCTTCATAGAATAGTATCGTTCCATAGCCTGCTTCAAATGTATTAATTTTTTCTTCTGTTTTTGAAAATTTATCTTTCGGAACTATTTTTCTAAGCGCTTCTTTTGTTATATTCCATAATTTTGTATGATGATTATTCAATAACAGTATAACTCTAGCCGTTTGCGAGTTAAATGCTGATGGTGTGTGTTTTACTGTATGTTCTATTATTTCTATGATCTTGTCGTCTGACGCAACCTTGTCTTTACTTATTCCATAGTGCGACCTTCTTGCTACTAATG
The nucleotide sequence above comes from Synergistaceae bacterium. Encoded proteins:
- a CDS encoding nitroreductase family protein; the encoded protein is MAKTFYEALVARRSHYGISKDKVASDDKIIEIIEHTVKHTPSAFNSQTARVILLLNNHHTKLWNITKEALRKIVPKDKFSKTEEKINTFEAGYGTILFYEDHNIVKEMQEKFPTYKDNFPIWSQESSGMHQFNIWTSLKLEGYGASLQHYNELIEANVKKEWNIPDGWVMRAQMPFGKPVSPLPGEKEFKPLKDRVKVYK